In a single window of the Anguilla rostrata isolate EN2019 chromosome 4, ASM1855537v3, whole genome shotgun sequence genome:
- the chchd7 gene encoding coiled-coil-helix-coiled-coil-helix domain-containing protein 7 has translation MTSNVRKVRDHDSNPCIEESDGSRKCLDANGYNKEMCTAYFQRYKECRKFWHEIMITRRRGGVKPDMPTADERQEILAALGRKPY, from the exons ATGACTTCAAATGTCCGGAAAGTTAGAGACCATGATAGCAATCCATGCATTGAG gAAAGCGATGGTTCTCGGAAGTGTTTAGATGCCAATGGCTACAATAAAGAGATGTGTACAGCATATTTCCAAAGATACAAAGAATGCAGAAAGTTTTGG CATGAAATAATGATAACGCGGAGAAGAGGCGGTGTAAAGCCAGACATGCCCACAGCAGATGAGAGGCAGGAAATCCTGGCAGCCCTTGGAAGGAAACCATATTGA
- the sdr16c5b gene encoding epidermal retinol dehydrogenase 2, with product MNFLLETLQVLILSIYLSLEAFVKLFIPVRRKCVVGEIVLITGAGSGIGRLMALEFSTMGVTLVLWDINQEGNKETARLAKEKGASEVYTYMCDCSKKTEVYRAADQVKREVGDVSILINNAGIVTGKKFMDAPDSLVEKTMEVNAMAHFWTYKAFLPAMMASNHGHLVSIASSAGLIGVNGLADYCASKFAAVGFAESVALELLATGKDGIKTTIVCPFVINTGMFDGCNTKWPRVIPILDPNYVARKIVDAILTNQVHLLLPRSMYFIAGLKNILPTKLGVVLGDYLGAFHLMDDFKGRTKVD from the exons ATGAACTTCCTTCTGGAGACACTGCAGGTGCTAATCCTGTCCATATACTTATCCTTGGAAGCTTTTGTTAAACTGTTCATCCCAGTAAGGAGGAAATGTGTGGTTGGGGAGATAGTGTTAATCACAGGTGCTGGAAGTGGCATTGGGAGGCTAATGGCCTTGGAGTTTTCCACCATGGGTGTCACGCTAGTACTGTGGGACATCAACCAGGAGGGTAACAAAGAGACGGCTCGTCTAGCCAAGGAAAAGGGTGCCTCTGAAGtttacacatacatgtgtgACTGCAGCAAGAAGACAGAGGTCTACAGAGCCGCTGATCAG gTCAAAAGGGAAGTTGGTGATGTTAGTATACTCATAAACAATGCTGGGATTGTTACTGGCAAGAAATTCATGGATGCACCTGACAGCCTTGTAGAAAAAACAATGGAAGTCAATGCAATGGCCCACTTCTGG aCGTACAAAGCATTCCTTCCAGCAATGATGGCAAGCAACCATGGCCATCTTGTCAGCATTGCCAGTTCTGCTGGACTCATTGGAGTTAATGGCCTTGCAG ATTATTGTGCCAGCAAATTTGCTGCTGTTGGCTTCGCTGAATCCGTGGCCCTGGAATTGCTAGCCACAGGGAAGGATGGGATTAAAACCACTATTGTCTGCCCATTTGTTATCAACACTGGAATGTTTGATGGCTGCAATACTAA aTGGCCCCGTGTGATTCCCATTTTAGATCCAAACTACGTTGCCAGAAAGATTGTGGATGCCATCCTGACGAACCAAGTGCACCTTCTGCTTCCCAGGAGCATGTACTTTATCGCAGGCTTAAAGaa cattttGCCAACTAAGCTTGGAGTGGTTCTGGGAGATTATCTTGGTGCATTTCACTTGATGGATGACTTTAAAGGACGCACAAAAGTGGATTAA